CCATAGATGACGGCCGCGGGCGGTCGCACGTATCACTTGACAATATGACTCGTCGGTAATATGATTGAAGGGTAAATTAACCGGGGGCGGCAGATGGTCGAAAAAACGATGCGCACCGCGGGCCTGGACCGCGCGCTGGATCTCCTCGGCGCCCTGGCCGTCGAGACGCGCCTGAGGCTCCTGTTGCGCCTGAGCCGGGGCGAACGCTGCGTCTGCGAGCTCTACCCCGGCGTCGGCGAGCAGTCCAACGTCAGCCGCCACCTGGCCCGGCTGAAGGAGTTGGGCGTCGTCGCCTGCCGCATCGAAGGCCCCCGGCGGATGTACCGCATCACGGACTACCGGGTGCCGGCGATTCTGCGCGCCCTCGACCTCGCGACGGCCTCCCCCCTCGACTCCGACGGCGATTTCCAGCTATGAAAAACCGCACGATGTTCATTTTAATGCTGGCCGTCTTCCTGGCCTTCTACCTCATGCCCTTCGCGTCGGGGCGTGTGGAAGGCGCCGCCGGAGAAGCGGTGGCGATGGCCTCGGAGTACGCCCGCGAGCACGTCCTGTTCTGCCTGATTCCGGCGTTTTTCATCGCCGGGGCGGTGGGCGTGTTCGTGTCCGGCGGAGCGGTGCTGCGCTACCTGGGCCACGGCGCGAACCGGGTCGTGGCCTACGGCGTGGCGAGCGTCTCCGGGGCGGTGCTGGCCGTGTGCTCCTGCACCGTCCTGCCGCTCTTCGCCGGCATCTACAAGCGCGGGGCTGGAATCGGGCCCGCGGCGACATTCCTCTACGCCGGTCCGGCCGTCAACGTCATGGCGGTCATCCTCACCGCGGCGGTTCTGGGGCCGACCCTGGGCATCGCCCGGGCGGTCGGCGCCATCGTGTTCAGCGTGGTCATCGGCCTGACCATGTCGGCCATATTCCGGCGCTCCGAACAGAAGCGCGCGGCGGAGGCCCTCGCGGAACCCGTGGATACCGCGCCGCGGCGCAGGCCCTGGCAGGACGGCATCTACTTCCTCACCATGATCGCCCTGCTGGTCTTCGTCAACTGGGGCAACCCGGGCGGCGGGGGGTTGGGCCGCTGGCTCCACGAAAACCGCTTCTGGGTCGGCGGCGGGTTCCTGCTCATCCTGGCAATCCAGCTCCGGCG
This portion of the bacterium genome encodes:
- a CDS encoding helix-turn-helix domain-containing protein — translated: MVEKTMRTAGLDRALDLLGALAVETRLRLLLRLSRGERCVCELYPGVGEQSNVSRHLARLKELGVVACRIEGPRRMYRITDYRVPAILRALDLATASPLDSDGDFQL
- a CDS encoding permease, translating into MKNRTMFILMLAVFLAFYLMPFASGRVEGAAGEAVAMASEYAREHVLFCLIPAFFIAGAVGVFVSGGAVLRYLGHGANRVVAYGVASVSGAVLAVCSCTVLPLFAGIYKRGAGIGPAATFLYAGPAVNVMAVILTAAVLGPTLGIARAVGAIVFSVVIGLTMSAIFRRSEQKRAAEALAEPVDTAPRRRPWQDGIYFLTMIALLVFVNWGNPGGGGLGRWLHENRFWVGGGFLLILAIQLRRWFKRDELREWGARSWEFARQILPLLFAGVLVAGFLLGRPGHEGLIPSRWIEGALGGNSLAANFFASVAGALMYFATLTEVPILQGLLGAGMGGGPALALLLAGPALSLPNMLVIRSVLGTKKTAVYVGLVVVLSTLAGWLFGFIYPTVN